Below is a window of Thermodesulfobacteriota bacterium DNA.
ACAGATTGCCGATGAGGTAAAAGTAAGCTGGCCTGACGGTAACACAACAACCCTGCAGAATGTGCCTGTAAATCAGTTTATGACTATAGATCATCCTGATTTATAGACTCATAATAAATTTTAGATCATACTTGTGTTCAAATGAAAACTATAAGCATTTTAGGCTGTGGGTGGCTTGGTCTGCCTTTGGCTGAAAAACTTATCCAATTAGGCCATAGTGTTAAGGGCTCAACGAGGTCTAGCACCGATCTGCCACGACTGGGACAAAAAGGCATTATCCCCTTTTCAATAAATCTTGATCCCACCATCATAGCAGAGAATGCTGATTCATTTTTTGATACTGAAATATTAATTATAAACTTTCCGCCCCAAAGACGAGAAGATATCGTGAAGTATCATGAGATGCAGGCAATATCACTTATAGAGAGCATCAAAAAATCAGCGATTGAAAAAGTAATCTTTGTAAGCTCGACATCGGTCTATCCAGATCTAAATAGAGAAGTATCGGAAGATGACACGCATGGGCCTACAAAAGAATCGGGAAAAGCGCTTATCAAATTTGAATCCTTACTTAAAGAGTGCTCTGAGTTCAAAACTACAATACTCAGATTCGCTGGGCTTATAGGATATAATCGCAACCCCGGCAGGTTTTTGGCAGGCAAGAAAGAAGTAGTAAATGCAGATGCTCCTGTAAACCTGATCCACAGGGATGATTGTGTAAATATAATAGTTGAAATTATTGATAAAGACCTATGGGGCGAGACCTTAAATGCCTGCTCAGATGTGCATCCACTTAGAAAAGACTACTATATAAGCGCGGCCAATAAATTAGGCCTCGCACCTCCTGAATTCAAAAATACTGAGCACTTAAGCTTTAAAATCATAAATAGCGATAAGCTAAAAAAACTGCTAAATTATCAATTTATCCATCCCGATCCTACAAAAATTGACTTTAACTAGTCTAATATGCTTTCTGAGGAAAATAACTTAGATAAAGTTTGGATTTAAATCGGGTTCTGTTATACTAACCATATCGGTTTCAGTTGATAGTGGTAAATAAAAATCATAATGAAATTAGATAACAACACCTACAAAATCGTTTTCGTAACCTTCCGGGTGAGATAATTTCTATAACCTTGAACTATATGAGTGTTTTTTATCAAAAGTTTTATACTAAACCTGCAAATAAATTGAATTTTACAATTGTATGATTATTTAAAGGGGGGAGTTTTATACACATATGCATAATACTATGAGTCTAGAAAACGGGGTTAATAAAGATCTGCATTTTGAGGATAACTCAATTGTAAGGGAGCTCTACGGCCAGCAGAATGAGAATCTAAATGTTATCGAGAACCTTTATGGTATAAGAATTCATTCCAGAGGCGGTAAGCTCAGCCTTCAGGGCAGTGATGACGAGGTAGAGTCTGCATATAGATTTTTAAAAGAGATTTATAGCCTTATGGAAAAGGGCTATTCTTTAGACCCAGGTGATCTAGAGCTTGCCTCTAGAATTGTGGATGAAAAAAGGATTGAGCTTGAAGATATATTTTTAGACACCGTATGCGTTTCAACTAGAAAAAAAATAATTGCTCCAAAGAGCATTACTCAAAAACTATATATAGAATCAATCAGAAGACACGATATCGTATTTGGAGTTGGTCCTGCGGGTACTGGTAAGACCTATCTCGCAATGTCTATGGCAGTGTCGGCGTTTGTAAATAAAGA
It encodes the following:
- a CDS encoding SDR family oxidoreductase; this encodes MKTISILGCGWLGLPLAEKLIQLGHSVKGSTRSSTDLPRLGQKGIIPFSINLDPTIIAENADSFFDTEILIINFPPQRREDIVKYHEMQAISLIESIKKSAIEKVIFVSSTSVYPDLNREVSEDDTHGPTKESGKALIKFESLLKECSEFKTTILRFAGLIGYNRNPGRFLAGKKEVVNADAPVNLIHRDDCVNIIVEIIDKDLWGETLNACSDVHPLRKDYYISAANKLGLAPPEFKNTEHLSFKIINSDKLKKLLNYQFIHPDPTKIDFN